ggaattctgaccattttgatacagcaaatcgcctgactgcccccggtagatttcattaaaacgctccagaaattcctctggctcttcaatcttcctaggttttaggtctaagataacagaaagatttatgggtctttgaaatgtgctattcaacgcattcaagatctgtgtccttcttttctctatttgctctctttttttaaacttaaaaatgtttgaatattcaaattgaattactgcaacttgcaagcttagctctgatctcaactcagaactaaatttacaatttgcttaacacaaacttgtataacatttacaacttaattatttctttatcttaacaatttttcttttaacaagttttttcttttcttttacatacacataagtattagcaaaatcaactatcatctccagattgacactttttaaaatggtgtccatgatcttctttaagtttctattaatctccagataaaatgagataaaccttatttcaagtaagtaaaacttaagattctggcaatttcaatcaattgctttcgaaaataataacttttatcaaagaggtggagaaacccactggtttcctttaattaattcaaaacgtaactttgctggtgttcactgactcaaaggaaaggtatccgattacactacggctgctgctgttatctcaaagcctgagtgagaagcactgtctgtttttaactttgcctgctgctgttaaccctttgagagacttctgcttcaaccaatatgcagcattcctcacaatctcaactagacctcggaactgcgttttccgccaatacagtccaaggagacaattttagcttaatcaactatatatttaaaacactcacacatagagttgaaccatcttcagatttaaaaacagttatactggactgaaccttcattaaagaagtcacatcagcccctgaacccatataatagactgaaccttcattaatgaagtcacatcagcctctgaacccatataatatactgaaccttcattaatgaagtcacatcagcctctgaacccttatacttggaattgaatcatcatttgagatgtcccatcaacccaaaaccctaacccaagccgaaacaacaatatgaaatcccatcaattaaattgctaatccccagactgacctgtgatttcgtcgaggcggtctttctgtgccaaccgcgagtgaccagactaatcagacgataagaagaggggaacaatcaatgcgcggtcgttttccagttctacattgagggccctttgttccccatcctcctgttcataatcagtctaattctgatttcgcagttggatcaggatcgccctgagaaatcccggttttcggcaccaaatgttgattcccaaatttctttctctgtcagtctggcctcaataaaagttgagatggattcgcacgtaaaaagaagttatttatttagcttgcaagcttgattcatttcatagaaatataagagacatccagtctcctatatcccagaaagcgaatgaacaaagaaacaaagggatctctgcaaatcaattcaaatggtatcaagtttcacatactcgacgcccataggtcagcctatatccctcctgacctgtttgaactattctgattggctcacttccaatccctttctctggcccctatcaatgcagcatcactctcatagacacacctcttcctgctttttccatgcggtctcaaatccctttctccctaactgccagaatcaaagtggcttatttctacattacattaactagtatctctaaagtagctattttatatcacattcgtcagttcatatcaaagtttatatagtttgcggtctgggcaaatagggcatccgtgacctgtcataTGAACCTGTGGGCTGCAGCTTGAGAGATACTGCACAGGGCCCCGCTCgagcctggaatgatcctgaggcgcaaACGTTCAGGACTGGAGctggtgccctcctcctccatgtggtgcaaagtgcgcgaggacatggcacaggagcCGCACCGTCTGCTTGTTCAGGCGGAGCCTCCTACCACACGCTGTCAGTCATCTGCTTGAAAGACCAGTGGCACTTGTACACTttgggctgtcgctggcctccTCCTCTGGGTCTCACCCAGGCCTTATGGGTGGCCAGTTCCTCAGGATGTGTGGCGGGTCCCTGaacatgggccgccgcctcgaggCTCTGCCGACGCTGCTGCCGCCACCTTCTCCGGCGCCTGGCCACCCGGCCTCCCAGCAGCACGACTAGGGCAAGTTCAGCAGGGTCCAAAATATCCTCCataccattcaatatctgtaaggaattgggagaaggTCTCCATCCTGGGgccttctccctcccccaccccccccacccagctacaCCCTGCTCAGGCACATTCGGCCACACCCGGCCCTtgctcactggaccccagaccctgcacccagacacccacacataacgttacctggaccaggtgcaggccccctccccatggcactcacccaccttccGGCAGCGGACATGTCCCCGGGGCTgcggcccatcccctgggtgttcggatattggctgctgcATCTGCGGTGTTGCCTCCCTAGATGTTgaggctcagtgtccaggcatcaccatctgattgggatgcttggcaataaggcccacatgctacatggcacgcctacccatgggaatccacttgggttgtgtgaagtgctgacTTAACTCcgcttgccaattccctattagcaataacttcagccacgtggccagaggcctctgtggtcagtgggagttatgggtggtcggtgggggagACAGCTAAGGGCTGGGGTTGCCCCGGGAACGatgcacacaatccaggggttggcatgacgGACCCGCCCGCGGTGGCCCTCCCCCCTTGGCAAACCACCCCAACCAAGGCTGGACCCCTCTggtagcctccccccccccacttctgagaacaggggcagcaagcccagtgcccccgagcTCACTGCCTGCGAGCGAAGATGCCCATCTGCCAGGTACATGTTTTTAAAAACTAaaaagtactaatcggcgcccgtgAGATCACTTGCTGGGAAGGtgattagatcacgggaggccgttggatatggggtggatcccgttaattgtatggaaatgggctaaagtggtgattattggtttctcgccacgctacggcgggatcccCATTTCGCCTGCggaagcgggccggttgcatcgcaaatggtTTGGTGGCCACAGTAAGTTCTCATTTTTGGACTCTCCCGTGATTCGCCGGCATCGTTGCGGTCTCGCTCGAGCACAGCGAGGCCACTGAATCGCTCTCAATGTCAGTGAGGAACGGAACTGCATCTTCTGTCTCTTGGATAGAAATTTTCTCGGTAAAAAACAGACTTTGCAACGTTTCCTGGAACCAATACTTTGTTACCCCATCTGTGTCTCACAGCCTTAACTCACAATGAGTTTAACTCTCACTTTGCCCTCTCTTTATTTCCCTTGTACAGTATCAGAGAGTGGGATGCTGTTACTGAAGGATAGACTGAATAATATTCGCCCCATCTCCCTGAACAGTTCTCAatgccacacccactcacacacccacacaaagaACAAACAGATAGGATCGCTCTGCAAATACGGGCTTCAGAGGCTAGGcattataaaataaaggataaagtTTGTCGGGGTTCAATGCTGTCGAGCTGGTGTTGTCTCATGATGTCAGGAGTTTCGCATCAACAATGTTTGGTGTGGAGGAGAATATAGAGATGCATCAATTTGTTTTGTTTCAGCTTTGCAGGTCCAAAATGCAGACAAGTTACATTCAGATGAGGATTCTCTGGCAGCAGGTTGCGAACCACACCCAATGTTAGGCaaagcagacagagacagagggagggagagaatcagGTAGGATACCGTTTGTCCCTGCTCTGTTTTGCAGCAACTCACTAATCTTTGCTTTTCAGtcttttccctcatcaattaaagtGATTCCAGTTCAAAACAAACAAACAGACAGCTCTTCCTCAAGTAGGTCAGGTCAGGTGAAGGTAGGTCAGGTGAAGGCAGGCTTGTTCCCAACGCAAAGTGAACTCATCATCTTCTTTGAAAAAAATCTCCAGATCAGCATCTGGATGACGCAATATATTTCCATATTTTAGATGTAATAATTCTGAAAGGTCTGATTTCCCCAACACATTGAATAGTTCCGTTGGAAGACATAAGTCACTCATCCAATAATATTtcagcaaatctcctctgcaccctctcctcgGTCTTGGCATCCTTCCTGAAACActctgaccagaattggacacaatgctccatTTGGGGTCTAAGCAATATTTTATAAATGTTCAGCATTACCTCCTTGCGTTTGTTCTCTGTGTCTTTATTATGAAGTCAAGTGTTCCATTTGTGCTACTTTAACAGTCTTATCAAACTCCCCTGCCACCTTCAGAGATTAGTGTACACACTCTCTCaggtctctcagactctgcactccaTTTACAACTGTACCATGCAGTTCATATAACCTCTTCCCATTCTTCCTTTCAATGCATCACTTTATACAAAATTGCACTTTATCTGCCGTGTGTCTGCACATTTCACCGTCTGTCTAATGGAACATTGATCTTTACCTTGAGGGAGCTGGGATACAAAATTATGAAAGTGAATCTGTAGTTTTGCAGAGTCCAggtcagaccccatctggagtagctgttcagttctggtcaccgcccCTCAGGAAGGGGAGATTGGACTTGGATGCAGTGCTGATCACCAGAATGATCCCACAGCTGAAAGGGAGTTTGTATAAACCCGTCCTTCCCTCTGTATCAAACTCCTTTCAGCTCATTCTGCCCGGCAACTGATGATGTAACAAGTTATTTTTACCTGATTGGGTGGTTCACAATATTGCGGAAATGTTTGTTTCGAACCTGTTTTGTTTCTGTTCTGCCGGAAACTGATGACTCACAAACTCTCTTTATTCTGATCGGTTCAATTATATTTTGGGACCAATCGGATTGTGGCTCAATGTGAACAAGACAAGACGGAAATCACGAGCTGAAAATTTCCCTTTTCTTTTCGAAGGATTTCCCTTCACTGTTTCCTCCATTCTGATGGAAGCATCAATGATTGGACTGATAGTGCTGCTCCTTCTGTGTGGAGAGGTGGCTGCAGGTGAGTGATGGAGCGTGAGAGGGGCAGAGCCAGACTGGGTAGTGGGGCATcaaccctgggtcagtgagtgatggggtgtgagaggggcagagccaggctgggtactggggcattaaccctgggtcagtgagtgataGGGTGTGAGGggggcagagccaggctgggtactGGGTCATTAACCCTGGATCAGTGAGTGATGGAGCgtgagaggggcagagccaggctgggtactggggcattaaccctgggtcagtgagtgatggggtgtgagaggggcagagtcaggctgggtactggggcattaaccctgggtcagtgagtgatggggtgtgagaggtgcagagccaggctgggtactggggcattaaccctgggtcagtgagtgataGGGTGTGAGGGGCgcagagccaggctgggtactgggtcattaaccctgggtcagtgagtgatggggcgtgagaggggcagagccaggctgggtactggggcattaaccctgggtcagtgagtgatggggtgtgagaggggcagagccaggctgggtactggggcattaaccctgggtcagttagtgatggggtgtgagaggggcagagccaggctgggtactggggcattaaccctgggtcagtgagtgatggggtgtgaggggggcagagccaggctgggtactggggcattagaacattacagcgcagtacaggcccttcggccctcgatgttgcgccgacctgtgaaaccactctaaagcccaactcactattcccttattgtccatatgtctacccaatgaccatttgaatgccctaagtgttggcgagttcactactgttgcaggcagggcattccacgcccttactactcttgagtaaagaatctacctctgacatctgtcttatatctatctcccctcaatttaaagcattaaccctgggtcagtgagtgatggggtgtgagaggggcagagccaggctggATATTGGGGTTGTGTAGGGAGGGAAACTGTGGGTTGCGAGGGATCTGAGAACAGATGCATGGGGCTGGACAGTGAAGAGGGAATATTCAGACTGATTTGTCACGCAATTAAATCCTGCTGGATTTGTATCTAAACTCCAATTTCCCCCCGTGTGCTCTATATTCCTTCCAAAACAAGAATCCATCTCAATTATGAAAGTTCCAGTTGATTCCCAACATTAcagcttttgaggaagagagttgtggtgttgggtgctttggtgcacagatgagccaacacagttgtatgtggtacaactattttattttaactcttatatacagttcattctggatactctgcacgtgctgtctcactgagtgtgtcgtgtagcaggtctgtccttgtcctcgtctccagctaatactgtccaccaggtgtcgtgtttgtgcttttatatgtttcctgtctttgtctgtgattggttgtggtgttgtgtgttctgatttgtctgttggtgtgtctatcatgatgtgtgtgtttgaatatcatgacaagagttTCAGATTTCTACTACTGTTTTGGTGAGGAGGTTCCTGGTTAAAGACACCAGACAGCAGCCATGAcgaagagagagagtgaaagagagagcagAGAAATCGCAAAGACCCGGGTAGAGACTCCAACGGAGgataagagaaagagagggagcgagagagagagcggcagaagaCATCAGACCCAGCCGGAGACTCCAGCATTTCTACAATTCCCACGCTGACGTTCTGAGGAACATTGCAAATGTCGGCGTTGGTGTTTGGGGTTCAGACCCTgatgtctctgtgtgggtgtgggtgttttgGGGTTCACAccccaatgtctctctgtgtgggtgttggggttcagaccctgatgtctcgctctgtgtgagagttggtgttttggggttcagaccctgatgtctctctgtgtgggtgttggtgttttggggttcagaccctgatgtctctctgtgtgggtgttggggttcagaccctgatgtctctctctgtgtgagtgttggtgttttggggttcagaccctgatgtctctctgtgtgggtgttggtgttttggggttcataccctgatgtctctctgtgtgggtgttgctgttttggggttcagaccctgatgtctctctgtgtgggggtgttggggttcagaccctgatgtctctctgtgtgggggtgttggggttcagaccctgatgtctctctgtgtgggtgttgctgttttggggttcagaccctgatgtgtctctgtgtgggtgttggggttcagaccctgatgtctctctgtgtgggtgttggtgttttggggttgaCCCtgatgtgtctctgtgggggtgttggggttcagaccctgatgtctctctgtgtgggtgttggtgttttggggttcagaccctgatgtctctctgtgtgggtgttggggttcagaccctgatgtctctctctgtgtgagtgttggtgttttggggttcagaccctgatgtctctctgtgtgggtgttggtgttttggggttcataccctgatgtctctctgtgtgggtgttgctgttttggggttcagaccctgatgtctctctgtgtgggggtgttggggttcagaccctgatgtctctctgtgtgggggtgttggggttcagaccctgatgtctctctgtgtgggtgttgctgttttggggttcagaccctgatgtgtctctgtgtgggtgttggggttcagaccctgatgtctctctgtgtgggtgttggtgttttggggttgaCCCtgatgtgtctctgtgggggtgttggggttcaGACCCTGATGTCTCTCTGTGTGGGTGTTTTGGGGTTCATGCCctgatgtctctgtgtgtttttcaGGCTCTCACTCTCTCCGGTATTTCCTCACGGGGATAACTCCAATCCCTGGATTCCCGGAGTTTGTGGCTGTCGGTTATGTGGATGGTGTCCAGTTTATTATGTACGACAGCGATCGGAAGGAGTTGATTCCCCGGGAGCAGTGGATGGTGGACAGTGAGGGGCCTGAGTCCTGGGAACGGAAGAAGTATCTCGCACGGGACCGGGAGGCGAGTTGCAAATTTCATGTTGGAATCATCATGTCCAGGACCAaccagtcaggaggtgagtcctCAATCTCCCAGCCAATGTGGAGAAGCCCTGAGTGGATCGAGATCTAGGAAACGGGCTGATTGGCTGTGGAATAGGCAGCAAATCCCATTGGCTGGGTTTGTATTGTGAATGGGGCCTCCTGGTATGAAAGGCTCTGATTGGTGAATTGTGTTTTTGATCAACAGGGATCCATGTTTACCAGACGATGACTGGCTGTGAACTGAGGGATGACGGGTCAACGACTGGATTTAACCAGAGGGGGTGGGATGGACAAGATTTCATCAACTACGACAGGAGTAACAACGTGTGGGTAACCCCGGTCCCCTGGGGAGAGAGCATCAAAAACAGGTGGAACCGGAACACGGCCTACAATCAGGCATGGAAAGATTACCTGGAGGTGGAGTGTATCGAGTGGCTGAGGAAATATCTGGAGTATGGACAGagggaactgagagtcggtgagtgaggggggactgagagtcggtgagggggggactgagtcattgagtgagggagggactgagagtcgttgagtgagggagggactgagagtgggtgagtgagggggggggacagagtcggtgagtgagagggggggactgagagtcggtgagggggggactgagagttggtgagcgaggggggggactgagagtcggtgagcgaAGGGGGTACTGAGAGTCGGTGagcgaggggggggactgagagtctgtgagtgagggagggactgagagtcggtgagtgagggagcgactgagagtcggtgagtgagggagcgactgagagtcggtgagtgaggggggactgagagtcggtgagtgagggggggactgagagtcggtgagtgagggggggacttagagtcgtgagtgagggggggacttagagtcgtgagtgagggggggactgagagtcggtgagtgagggagagactgaatcggtgagtgagggggggactgagtcggtgagtgagggagggacttagagccgtgagtgagggggggactgagtcggtgagtgaggggggactgagtcggtgagtgaggggggactgagtcggtgagtgaggggggactgagtcggtgagtgagggggggactgagagtcggtgagtgaggggggactgagagtcggtgagtgagggggggactgagagtcggtgagtgagggggggactgagagtcggtgagtgagggggggactgagagtcggtgagtgaggggggactgagagtcggtgagtgagggggggggactgagtgacggtgagtgaggggggactgagagtcggtgagtgaggggggactgagtgtcggtgagtgagtgggggactgagagtcggtgagtgagggggggactgagagtcggtgagtgaggggggactgagtgtcggtgagtgtgggggggactgagtgtcggtgagtgtggggggggactgagtgtcggtgagtgagggggcggactgagtgtcggtgagggggggggagactgagagtcggtgagtcgggggggactgagtcggtgagtgaggtgggactgaaagTCGGTGAgtcaggggggactgagtgtcggtgagtgagggagggtctgagttggtgagtgagggagggactgagtcggtgagtgagaggggactgagagtcggtgagtgagggggggtctgagagtcggtgagtgagggggggactgagagtcggtgagttaggggggagtgagtcggtgagtgacggggggactgagtgtcggtgagtgagggggggactgagtgtcggtgagtgaggagggggactGACTGAGGGGGGAACTGAGTGTCGatgagtgagggggtgggactgagtgtcggtgagtgagggggggactgagagtcggtgagtgagggggggctgagagtcggtgagtgagggggggactgagagtcagtgagtgagggggggactgagtgtcggtgagtgaggggggtatgagagtcggtgagtgagggggggactgagtgtcggtgagtcagGGGGGACAGAgtttcggtgagtgaggggggacagagtttcggtgagtgagggggggactgagagtcagtgagtgagggaggggactgagagtcggtgagtgagggggggcagagtttcggtgagtgggggggggactgagagtcagtgagtgaggggggagtgaggggggactgagagtcggtgaaggGGGTGATGCCTGGGATTCTCTATCTCCGGTTTCCTGTACTGATTCCTCTTCCTTTCTCTCTCAGTTGCCCCCATCGTGTCCTTTACCCGTTTGGGTGATTCTAACCGGCTGTCCTGTGTCGTCACCGGCTTTTACCCTCAAGCCATCGAGGTGAATCTGTGCAGAGACGGAGTGGTGATTGGTGAGATCCTGTCCAGTGGGATCTTACCCAATCACGACAGGACCTACCAGATCCGGAAATGGGTGGAGTTTGATCCGGAGGACCAGGCCGAGTATTCCTGTCGGGTGGAACACAGCGGACTGAATGAGGCACTGATGGTGATTTATGGTAAGACCATTTCTCACTGTTAGAGAGGCACAGCCTCAGGTTAGGATCGCAggatggagggtcagtgttgagggtcacCAGGACAGCCTGTAGCCCACGACACAGAGAGCAAATAAATGTTGAACTCTGACATACCATGGAGCTACTATTGGAGGACAGTAATTGTGTATCCTGGGATTTACTGTGCAACATGCCCCATTATGACCTGATATttcctgggatattacagtaaaacagggcccgttgtaccCTGGAATGGATATGAAACATCCAAGATTATATCTGGACCTTTGATACAGTAATTTGCCAGGATGCACTGGATCCTGTCATACTGGAATGCTACAGTATGAAAGGATCCAGTCAACCCTGAAAATTACTGTATGAAAGGTCCAGATATATTCTTGGATGTTGCATTACAACAGGGCCTGCTGTGTACTGGGATATTACAGGAGGGTTAGTGCCTGCTGTATCATGCAATGTTGCAGGATGGACACTTTCTGGTGTATCTGGGATATTGTTGGAGGGGCAAGGCATGGAGTTGTATAATAGGATAGGCCAGATGTACCCTGGAATATTGCAAGGAGGGATAGGGCCTGGAGTAtcctggggcagtacagagggacagACCTGGAGTATCCTAGGATATTACAAGAATGGACAGAGTTAGGAGTATCCTGGGATAGTACAGTATGACAGGGCCCCAGTGTATCCAGGATGTTACAGTATGATAGGGCTCTCtgtatcctgggatattacagtatgataGGGCTCTCtgtatcctgggatattacaggaTGATAGGGCCCAGTGTGTCCTGGGATATCACAGCACGACTGGGCTCCGTTATCCTGGGATTTTGCAGTGTATCCATTGTTTCATAGAATATCACAGTATGACAGGATCCAGTGTAACTCAGGATATTACAGTAGGACTGCACCTGGTTTATCCTGGGGTATTACACTGGGCCATGTTGTACTGTATCCTGGGAAATTACAGGTTTACAGGATCCAGTGTATAATAAGATATTATGGTAGGACAGTGTCTGATATATCATTGGACATTATATTTGGTCGGGGCCTGGGATATTCTGGGTGATTACAGGGCGAGAGGCCCTCGGGTCCAGTGTATCCTGGGACATTGCAATCCGACAAGGCATGGTGTACCTTGGGATATTACGGGAGGAAAGAGCCTGGTTTATCTTAACATATTACAGCACAACACGGCCCAGTGTATCGTAGAAGAATCATTGAATCaccacagagcagaaggaggccattcacccatcgagtctgcagtgatcctctgaaagagccccctacctaggcccattccctgccctttctccataaccccacctaacctttggacactaatggggaaTTTTgcctggtcaatccatctaccctgcacatctttggattgtgggaggaaaccagagcacctggaggaaaccacgcagacatgggaagaatgtacaagctccacatagacagtcacccaagtacagaattgaacccggatccttggcactgtgaggcaatagtgctaaccactgtggcaccgagcagccctgggatattacagtacaacatggcccagtgtatcctgggatattacaggtTGACAGGATCCAGTGAGTCATGGGAATTTATGATAGGACAGTTTCTGGTGtgtgatgtgagagtacctttaagacatggatgtttaagcaatgtacctttaagaaaacagtgatgacaGCGAGTGGGTGTAGCTGAGGTcacgtcagccattttgcagtttagtcttgcagtttgaaaagagcttgggagtgtctatgtttgcagtgagctggatctctgccatgaaagactatctctggatcatttgggtgatttaaactcaatagtaaagcctttaacctgatgtgattctgtttaaaggtgttaagtctcttggaagtttgaaggaacattttgaggaattatttactgttgcaatattttcgaagttatctttgaagtaaggggtgttcagagatccaatctttattcaagatgttaagttgagttcatggaataaaccttattttgtgtttaaaaacccatgtgtccataattgtaatcccacacctagggaacaagccgtgtgctaggaaaagcaacaaatacattaaagggggaggttggttgaactccatgatgcatttggggttgtgaaaacgcctcgcccataacaattgggggcttgagggggattaaagtctatctattggattggcgtttgtgagcttaaagacagtgaaggattgttgcttttccggtgtggtattttagtttaagtggggagagtgttgtgaacaatggctctttcagaggctcaggcatttttggggtggagaatgtcacacatagtactttacggacagaaacgaaaagcagactgttagatttggcaagaacattagaacattgcagttcacattacctgacaaaatgcgaaaagatgaggtacctaTGGCGgtcgttaagcatttaaagttgcctgagatagactttgactcattggaaatggcaaaaattcagttgcaaattaaacaaatggaacatgagagagaattaaagcagcttgaatacgagagtgagagagaggaaaaagaaagagaaagagagagagaggaaaaagaaaaggagagggaagaaaggagcaaagaaagaatagccctagcagaacaaaaagaaaaagaaagggagatacagatcagggaaaaagataaagagagggagtttgaacttcagaaaatgtccatgcaacatgacaatcagttaaaattggcagacgtaaagggaaacgtacagttggatgatagtgatgaggatagtgcgaaagagcgtcatcgtcgaaggcttggtgggaatctatttaaatatgtccgagcattgccaaggtttgacgagaaggaagtggaagcctttttcatttcatttgagaaggtagctaaacaaatgaaatggccacaggacatgtgggtggtactgattcaaacaaagctggta
This window of the Scyliorhinus torazame isolate Kashiwa2021f chromosome 14, sScyTor2.1, whole genome shotgun sequence genome carries:
- the LOC140390258 gene encoding major histocompatibility complex class I-related gene protein-like isoform X2, with product MEASMIGLIVLLLLCGEVAAGSHSLRYFLTGITPIPGFPEFVAVGYVDGVQFIMYDSDRKELIPREQWMVDSEGPESWERKKYLARDREASCKFHVGIIMSRTNQSGGIHVYQTMTGCELRDDGSTTGFNQRGWDGQDFINYDRSNNVWVTPVPWGESIKNRWNRNTAYNQAWKDYLEVECIEWLRKYLEYGQRELRVVAPIVSFTRLGDSNRLSCVVTGFYPQAIEVNLCRDGVVIGEILSSGILPNHDRTYQIRKWVEFDPEDQAEYSCRVEHSGLNEALMVIYAIPE
- the LOC140390258 gene encoding major histocompatibility complex class I-related gene protein-like isoform X3 translates to MEASMIGLIVLLLLCGEVAAGIHVYQTMTGCELRDDGSTTGFNQRGWDGQDFINYDRSNNVWVTPVPWGESIKNRWNRNTAYNQAWKDYLEVECIEWLRKYLEYGQRELRVVAPIVSFTRLGDSNRLSCVVTGFYPQAIEVNLCRDGVVIGEILSSGILPNHDRTYQIRKWVEFDPEDQAEYSCRVEHSGLNEALMVIYVPKSHSQVTVGIVLGFLVLLIALIIVAVVIYNKKGRGKSAYNPTNTSDKGDSSSSSSANH
- the LOC140390258 gene encoding major histocompatibility complex class I-related gene protein-like isoform X1, translated to MEASMIGLIVLLLLCGEVAAGSHSLRYFLTGITPIPGFPEFVAVGYVDGVQFIMYDSDRKELIPREQWMVDSEGPESWERKKYLARDREASCKFHVGIIMSRTNQSGGIHVYQTMTGCELRDDGSTTGFNQRGWDGQDFINYDRSNNVWVTPVPWGESIKNRWNRNTAYNQAWKDYLEVECIEWLRKYLEYGQRELRVVAPIVSFTRLGDSNRLSCVVTGFYPQAIEVNLCRDGVVIGEILSSGILPNHDRTYQIRKWVEFDPEDQAEYSCRVEHSGLNEALMVIYVPKSHSQVTVGIVLGFLVLLIALIIVAVVIYNKKGRGKSAYNPTNTSDKGDSSSSSSANH